The Falco cherrug isolate bFalChe1 chromosome 3, bFalChe1.pri, whole genome shotgun sequence genome segment GTCCCAAAGCCAAATAACAAAAGAAGcccttgcaaaataaataatcataggaaaataaataagattaGAACTGGAATATACAGTTACATGGTCTTTATTTGGtttcagaagtggaaaaaagtgGAGCTAAACTGCAGCTTTAAGCCTTATGCCTGAAGCAACCTCAAACACTTTGCAAATGTTACAGTTGATTAGCTGTACAGGTCAGAGATCCGCAGTTCCACAGAGATGAACATTTAGGCACATACGCACCGCCTTCCCCATGGCATACTTTATTTTGCTCAGCCAGTTAGAAAAAAGCCTGCTGGAGGGGAAGCGTCCCCTTTCCGAGCTGAACAGACAAAACCGAAGAGCTATTTACTGTCACAGTAAAAAGTCCCAACAAATATCTAACCCCACCCATGTTTGCAAGGGGAAAACTAGTTCAAACCATGCACCAGGGAGGCAATCCTCTCCCGGGGGAACCTTTCAACTTTGCTGGCACCACAGAATCCTTGAGCAAATCCAGCTAccagcagggctgccagctgcccaTTGCTTCCTGCGCTCAAAGCCTAGTTGTGGAAAGTCGTAAGTCCATTATTTCTACTTAAGCCAGAAATCCTGTTAATGCCATTTAGAGGCAGCTCTACAGCAAGAGCTCTTGATCTGCTCCCTGTTTAGGGTAcacgccccctccccaggaacTCCCACACagaaaaaccacacagaagagaaaagcgATCCATTGCAAGCCAGTGTCCGATGATTGTCTCTTTGGGGAGGTCAGGAATCCAGGACGGGGcaaggcaggggaagggaggatggCAGGTGGAGAAGGAAGTTAGAAGCAAACTCAAAACCACCAAGACACAAGGAGGAGCTCAAAGCCCCTCAACAGCTGATGGCACTAGGTTGCTGTTTGCTAACAAAGTCTGAAATGAAGTCGAACTCGTTCTGTCCCAAGAATAGCTCTGGCAGCTCCTGAATCCGGTCCAACCCCAGTTCCAGGACAAGGGACGTCAAGACCTCCTCATCTATGAGATCAGTGTCCATAACGTTCAAGGTCAGTGCCGGTGAGGGCATGTGCTGCATGCCCGGGTGCTGGCTTGGCCCCGCTCTGTACTGCTGGGCACCAGCTCCCATGGGCCCGTTGCTCATACCCAGCGGGTGGCCCTGGTACTGGGTGTTGAGTTTTTGTAGGTGCATGCTAGCCATGAGCTGCTGGGTGCCCACCGGCCCCatgtactgctgctgctgactcGGGCCATTGAACATCATCGCGCTCTGCATCTGGTGGTGGCCCATCTGTCCGCTGAGGCTGGGTCTCGACCTCATCGCACCGTCCATACCAGCCCCTCCGTAGGGCATCATCTGGCCGGCCGCGGGCAGCGTCCTCAGCACATGCTGCCCGTGCTGCgggggtccctgcagcccactCACTCCCATGCGGTAGCTCTGCAGCCCGGTGCCACCGTGGCTCATGGACATCATCATGTGCTCGGCCATGGCTCCGGGCACGGCTCCCGAGGACGGCaccgctccccgctcccctgcGAGCCGGCTCCGGCCGCGGGTCCCGGAGAGCTCCCACCCTTGCCCCGGGAGGAAggcgccgctccgcgcccgccggggggccgcgccgcccgccccgggggccGCTCAGGTACGCACCGCTCCGGGGCTGGGGCGCGCAGCGGGTCCCGCACCGGCACCGGCAGCGCCGCGTCGCTCGGCtcggcgggcgggggcgggcgccgCGCTCCGGCGCTTATaggggcgcgggcgggggcgggcggcgcgggtCGGCCCCCACCGCCCATTGGAGCGcggcgcagcccggccccggtggggcgggcggggcaCAACGCCCCGGCCGCTGCTGCGGGTCACGGCGCAGCCCGGTCCGAGGGGCACCGGCACACCCCGCGGCCGGGGCTTCGGGAGCGGGCACCCTGCCCGGTCCGCTGCAGCACCTCGGGCCGGCGCGGGGAGAGGGGCGGGTGGCAGGCGGGGCCCCGGTGTCCCACCCGCACCCTGCCGGGGGCGCGGAGTCCCCGGTGCGCGCTCCCCGGCCGTGCCGCCCGCTGATCCCTTCCCCACATGTTCCTCCATGTCAGcaccagccagggcagggggcgcggcggcggcagggAGCGAGGGacagcggggccgggggtcccTCGGTGCAGTTCCTCCAGGGACACTCGGCCGCGGAAAACTTGGCTCATCCCTGTTCAATACCCCACTTAGGCGCCCTGGGGCAAGGATTAGGCCTGGGGCAACTGGGAACCTCAAGCAGGTCATTTCTGCTCCCAGCCCGTGGTGCTGGGGATGGTGCTGTGTTCATGCTGAGCACCGGTTTTAACTGTTTGCTAGCACTGCACTCACCCTGCTTCCTGAGCAGGgaccctgcctgcctctgctacTGCACATGGCGTAAGATCAGCTCTCTGGAGAGAGTGGCCCTTCCAGTGCCTTCCTCTGGCCCAGGGTCACCCTGACCCAGCCTTCCCTCCTGGTCCCGCAGCTGGCTGGGGTGCTGGTACCCACCGCGGGGCTCGTGCTGAACTTCCCATTCATACTGAAGGATGTGCACACAGACCTTCATCAAGTGCTTCCAGGACCGCTGGCCCCCGCCAGCACACGCCCTGGTGCAGGAGGGTGCTGGCCATCATGGGAAGGGTCCTTGCTTGGTGGTGGTTCTGGTTGCAGGGTCAGCAATGGGGTGTTACCACATGGTGAGTCCTTACCAGCTGAGGTGGCTGGGGTTAGTTGCTGGTGTTAGCTGGACGGTTACTCTGCCAGCAGTGCCCTCCCAGCAAGGATGCATTGACACTAGATGCAATTGGTAGCAAGGTGAATGTTACAAGCGGAGATTTGCTGGTGTAACTCTGTCTGCAGCACTGTCATTTCTGAGTTGAGTTTTGGCTCACAAGGTCCCAGTGCAACCCGCCTGCTCACCCACTGAGCTGTGCCAGCCAGGTTACCATGGGCCTTGGctacagcagcactggtgctcTCTATAGGACATGATGCTTTCCAGTAACAtatgaaagcaaagcagtgatttttcctctttactttttgttttgaaggaacCTAGagacttcatttttaaatatattggtGTTGCATGGTTACCCACTTGGAAGGCAGGTGATGGCAAAGTTAAACTTGCTTCCCCAGCTTCATTGTCTTAGTTAAAAGCTGCACAGGAGAGCACATAATCAACAGCATTACAGGTCACAGCTCCCGTAATAACAGACAGACCTTTTCTGGAGACTCAGAGCAGGTTTTTTCATGGATTTTATGTGTTCTGCATGTTCATCGCGCTCACGGACCCTGCTGAGCAGAAGGAAGTGCCAATAAAGTTTCAAACGTTGCCGAAGAAGTTGTTTGTTGCTAATTGCATTACTTGAGAAATGAGGCCTAAGTACACACTGGCATGAAGGGACTGAGTTAGGCAGCACAGTTGTCTTGGGCGAATGCCTAACCACGTGGTGCTGACCTGAAGGATTCCGTGCACGGAATATCTCTATATCAAAACACCTTAAAccagcagctcagagcaggTAATGCCCAGAAGCCATCAGCTTCCAGATGCAAGTAGCCAAGAATGGAAAGTGTCTTTTCCTACCTGGACCGAGCACAAGGCCATTAACCTCCAGGACATTCTGggagctgcttttgtttgtgcCATCTTCTGCCTTGCTAAGTGGCTGGGATGGGTTTCAGGTGTTGCTGGTGAGCCTCTAACTGATGAATCAGCTGGTTAAT includes the following:
- the CITED4 gene encoding cbp/p300-interacting transactivator 4, which gives rise to MAEHMMMSMSHGGTGLQSYRMGVSGLQGPPQHGQHVLRTLPAAGQMMPYGGAGMDGAMRSRPSLSGQMGHHQMQSAMMFNGPSQQQQYMGPVGTQQLMASMHLQKLNTQYQGHPLGMSNGPMGAGAQQYRAGPSQHPGMQHMPSPALTLNVMDTDLIDEEVLTSLVLELGLDRIQELPELFLGQNEFDFISDFVSKQQPSAISC